The bacterium nucleotide sequence AGCATATTGAGCATCGTTTAATGCATAAGTGTTAATCAATGTGATTTCGGGTTTTGCTTTTTCTAATTTTCGATGTAATCTGGTTAATAATGCCATAGTTTTATCTGGATTGGTGGTCGGAAATCCGGATTCGGTATGCATCAATCCGGTTACATTGAATCTATAGCCGGAACCGAAATGTGCCATAGGCGGAATATCAGTTGTTGGGTCAGCTTGAAACGGTAAATATGATTCTAATCCTAATGGAGCTAACGGGCGATTGATAATTTCTAATTCCGATATATCCGGTATTTCTAATATTTCACGAGTATGGGCGACTACTTCGTCTGAAAGGATAATAACCGGAACCCGATATTTTTCTGAAAAATTTATCGCTTGAATAGTAAGAAAGAACATTTCTTTTACTGATGCAGGTGATACAACAATTATCGGATGGTCTCCGTGAGTACCCCATCGAGCTTGCATAACATCAGCTTGTGCTGGTAGTGTAGGAAGTCCAGTTGATGGGCCGCCACGTTGCACATTAACGATAATACATGGGATTTCGCATAAACTTGCATATCCGATATGTTCTTGTTTTAACGAAAAACCAGGACCACTGGTTGCCGTCATCGATTTCAAGCCAGCGAGTGAAGCTCCAATAACCGC carries:
- a CDS encoding 2-oxoacid:acceptor oxidoreductase subunit alpha translates to MAKEKKFLSGNEECGEAAVMAGVRFYAGYPITPSTEIAEYLALRLPQVGGIFIQMEDEIASMAAVIGASLAGLKSMTATSGPGFSLKQEHIGYASLCEIPCIIVNVQRGGPSTGLPTLPAQADVMQARWGTHGDHPIIVVSPASVKEMFFLTIQAINFSEKYRVPVIILSDEVVAHTREILEIPDISELEIINRPLAPLGLESYLPFQADPTTDIPPMAHFGSGYRFNVTGLMHTESGFPTTNPDKTMALLTRLHRKLEKAKPEITLINTYALNDAQYALVTFGSTTRSALRAVKDARSQGIPVGLMQLVTLWPFPEEIILEIANQVDWILVPEMNLGQIVFEVERAVHGKCDVIKYSQANGELFTPKKILDRIKNIISQQSLLSSQRTDADCQKL